Proteins from a genomic interval of Phocoena phocoena chromosome 20, mPhoPho1.1, whole genome shotgun sequence:
- the SDR42E1 gene encoding short-chain dehydrogenase/reductase family 42E member 1: MDSQNSLKETVLVTGGGGYFGFRLGCALNQKGVRVILFDISSPAQTIPEGIRFIHGDIRHLSDIEKAFQDVDVACVFHIASYGMSGREQLNRNLIEEVNVGGTDNILQACRRRGVPRLVYTSTFNVIFGGQVIRNGDESLPYLPLHLHPDHYSRTKSVAEKKVLEANGTALERSDGVLRTCALRPAGIYGPGEQRHLPRIVSYIEKGLFKFVYGDPKSLVEFVHVDNLVQAHILASVALKADKGHIASGQPYFISDGRPVNNFEFFRPLVEGLGYKFPSIRLPLTLIYYFAFLTETAHFILGRLYNFQPFLTRTEVYKTGVTHYFSLEKAKKELGYEAQPFDLQEVVEWFKAHGHGRSPGSRDSECLVWDGLLVVLLVIAVLAWLPPSVILSV; this comes from the exons ATGGATTCCCAAAACTCTCTGAAGGAAACAGTCCTCGTTACGGGAGGAGGTGGCTATTTTGGCTTCCG CCTAGGCTGTGCTCTGAACCAGAAGGGAGTCCGTGTGATTCTGTTTGACATCAGCAGCCCTGCTCAAACCATTCCAGAAGGAATCAGGTTTATCCACGGAGACATCCGCCACCTCTCTGACATAGAGAAAGCCTTCCAGGATGTGGATGTCGCTTGTGTGTTCCATATTGCCTCTTACGGTATGTCAGGGCGCGAGCAACTGAATCGAAACCTGATTGAAGAAGTGAACGTGGGGGGCACAGACAACATCCTCCAGGCTTGCAGGAGGCGAGGGGTGCCAAGGTTAGTTTATACGAGCACCTTCAATGTCATCTTCGGAGGTCAAGTTATCAGAAATGGAGATGAATCTCTGCCTTACCTACCTCTTCACCTCCATCCTGATCACTACTCTCGGACCAAATCTGTTGCAGAGAAGAAGGTGCTGGAGGCCAATGGTACAGCCCTGGAAAGGAGTGATGGGGTCTTGAGAACCTGTGCTCTGAGGCCGGCTGGCATCTATGGGCCTGGAGAACAGAGGCACCTCCCCAGGATAGTAAGCTACATTGAGAAGGGCCTGTTCAAGTTTGTGTACGGAGACCCCAAGAGTCTGGTTGAATTTGTCCATGTGGATAACTTGGTGCAGGCTCATATTCTGGCTTCAGTGGCCCTGAAAGCTGACAAGGGCCACATTGCCTCTGGGCAGCCCTACTTCATCTCAGATGGCAGACCTGTGAACAACTTTGAGTTCTTCCGGCCTTTGGTTGAGGGCCTGGGCTACAAGTTCCCATCCATCCGCCTGCCCTTGACTCTCATCTACTACTTTGCTTTCCTAACCGAGACGGCCCACTTCATTCTGGGTCGACTGTACAACTTCCAGCCCTTCCTCACCCGCACCGAAGTTTACAAAACCGGCGTCACACATTACTTTAGCCTAGAGAAAGCCAAGAAGGAGCTAGGTTATGAGGCTCAGCCATTTGACCTCCAGGAAGTAGTAGAATGGTTTAAAGCCCATGGTCATGGCAGAAGTCCTGGAAGTCGTGACTCTGAGTGTCTTGTTTGGGATGGGCTGTTGGTCGTACTCTTGGTTATAGCCGTTCTCGCATGGCTGCCGCCTTCTGTGATTCTGTCAGTGTGA